From the genome of Candidatus Roizmanbacteria bacterium, one region includes:
- a CDS encoding tetratricopeptide repeat protein, whose amino-acid sequence MGFFFGAGINSFGSALTQAKDGTYNSTPYWSQSGFDNASSATLKIITESGFIGTFALLGLFIFGFILKNKTTSPSFLVYSAIIIAVAPASFMLFFILFLSLALSINDSANGHKKITHRLRGALLAILTVFTVTALCCVWYVFWVLLVPTYRAEIAMRNSVYAIARNNLQELYDQQRHAIVLNPYIERYRVNFSQTNIFIAKQVASKPNPNKIVVTQTVQRAINEAQSAVSLNSNRASNWENLGVVYKNVLGVKGAEQWAIGAFQRAILLDPQNVSYRLELGGIFYSLKQYENAIEIFQQAILLKPDLPNSYYNLAYAYYQSNDVKKAVEIMDSLLVLLKKQSSSNYEKVLKERQDFASGTPQKQAPSVLQ is encoded by the coding sequence ATGGGATTTTTCTTCGGAGCTGGCATTAATAGTTTTGGTTCGGCGCTCACACAAGCAAAGGATGGCACATACAACTCCACTCCATACTGGTCTCAGTCTGGCTTCGACAACGCATCATCAGCGACTCTAAAGATCATCACTGAATCGGGATTTATTGGTACTTTCGCACTTCTCGGACTCTTCATTTTTGGATTTATTCTCAAGAACAAGACAACTTCACCCTCATTTTTGGTCTATTCAGCGATAATAATTGCAGTTGCACCAGCCTCGTTTATGTTATTTTTTATTCTTTTTTTGAGTTTAGCCCTCTCAATAAACGATTCTGCAAACGGTCATAAAAAAATAACTCACAGACTAAGAGGAGCCTTATTAGCGATTTTGACCGTTTTTACCGTTACCGCTCTTTGTTGTGTTTGGTATGTTTTTTGGGTTCTTTTGGTTCCGACTTATCGAGCAGAGATTGCTATGAGAAACTCAGTGTACGCAATCGCGAGAAACAATCTGCAGGAACTGTATGACCAGCAGCGTCACGCAATCGTGCTTAATCCGTATATAGAAAGGTATAGGGTTAATTTTTCCCAAACAAACATATTTATAGCAAAGCAAGTTGCCTCAAAACCAAATCCAAACAAGATCGTAGTAACCCAAACGGTGCAAAGAGCCATAAATGAAGCTCAGTCAGCCGTTTCTCTTAACTCTAATCGCGCATCTAACTGGGAGAATCTAGGCGTTGTATATAAGAATGTGCTAGGAGTAAAAGGTGCGGAACAGTGGGCAATTGGAGCATTTCAAAGAGCCATTCTACTCGACCCACAAAACGTGTCGTATCGACTCGAACTTGGTGGCATTTTTTACTCTCTAAAACAATATGAAAATGCGATAGAGATATTCCAACAGGCTATACTTCTAAAGCCAGACCTCCCCAATTCCTATTACAACCTCGCGTATGCCTACTATCAAAGCAATGATGTAAAAAAAGCCGTTGAGATTATGGACTCCTTACTCGTTCTGTTAAAGAAACAGTCGTCATCAAACTACGAAAAAGTACTTAAAGAGCGTCAGGATTTCGCCTCTGGTACGCCTCAAAAACAGGCACCTTCTGTGTTACAATAG
- a CDS encoding site-specific integrase, producing MNKAYNLYNIEALFLEYLSAGNNGLNATTIKNYSSDFKHFIGWIRSSQTDSSKDNLVQDAITEPVILKYIHYLNDQEVSSKTFSRRLSTLRKFIQFCSDSKLNLSIDKSIIKRGIITSVSGSVPAAIPSRTLHQAPSTSRRLPLDRRFLNSSGMIIIIILLMIYTPLKLTEILRSTSGSASISSSVPLKTGRVFAFQGRLTDSLGNNITNLTSIQFKLYNSPKSPNALYQTGLCSITPDRNGFFSVLIGGSTISPPPQQDICGKEVGSGVFSENPNVYLGTTIASDNEMSPRQQIANVGYATNAESLQGRPLGSTTSSVPYISSDGTVILSINSPMIASTYTSGTFSITSGSNLSLETANDGDITLNATGSGSIRLKTGGSNKERIYISDGGNVGINTTSPTTFRLEVSGDLGPEFSDSYNLGSSTRIWNDVFADRLCLDGSSDCITSSLGIFSALDLSTTSQLKIKGNLVSGNSVTSGSTTLDIGGTGTSYALCHNSQSGTDNQALVDCASTPTADFAEMYPVEKGAEFGDVMTLGTKVVKTTENDELRQLIKSDKPHDDHVIGVISNNYSDFISVGHNIASSENPMPIALKGRVPVKISDDSEQISAGDYLTTSTEKGKAVKSVGDGVVIGKALESWEKGSIKNKIMVFVGLDYVVQSRNPLEILAQGISTAVKNQFETVLAERVISPVVETSEIKPEPGKDLAINLTPEDSTASNSSSLSKLVIKGLKKAVVASIDAEGNIKSNGTVQAENGIFNNSISADTIKSRTTDNLTENLNEVQVKLSKLSMANLTPSMSDALPSEVLSSISHESLTSHLVVTELADINALTVQDSITARSDTLHLMANSAISFFDGSIAFARNGNIVTKGTITAKELEIRNPSGVMVGSISATGSATFNNLQLPKTSGSSIIPEGENEVRVYNTNVSEATLVYITPETNLNFVDKPLVVKEKHICKDAEADCVNYFTVAMSTNNHPDLRFNWLIIN from the coding sequence ATGAATAAAGCGTATAATTTGTATAATATCGAGGCTTTATTTCTTGAATATCTCAGTGCGGGAAATAATGGACTGAATGCTACTACGATTAAAAACTACTCTTCAGACTTCAAGCATTTTATAGGATGGATTAGATCTTCTCAGACTGACTCTTCTAAGGACAATCTCGTGCAAGATGCTATTACAGAGCCGGTAATTCTCAAATACATTCACTACCTCAATGATCAGGAGGTTTCTAGTAAAACATTTAGTCGCCGGTTATCTACTCTGAGAAAGTTCATTCAGTTTTGTAGCGACAGTAAATTAAATCTAAGCATTGATAAATCTATAATTAAAAGAGGAATTATTACGAGCGTAAGCGGCTCCGTTCCAGCGGCCATTCCTTCCCGCACTCTACATCAAGCACCTTCTACATCACGACGATTGCCTTTGGACAGAAGATTTTTAAATTCAAGTGGAATGATCATTATCATAATCCTGCTAATGATCTATACTCCCTTAAAATTGACTGAAATCCTTAGATCGACTAGCGGCTCAGCTTCTATATCTTCATCCGTACCACTAAAAACCGGAAGAGTCTTTGCGTTTCAAGGTCGGCTAACAGATAGCCTTGGAAATAACATTACAAATTTAACGTCCATTCAATTTAAACTATATAATTCTCCGAAATCTCCGAATGCTCTCTACCAGACTGGACTCTGCTCCATTACTCCTGATCGTAATGGCTTTTTCTCGGTTTTAATTGGAGGATCCACAATAAGTCCTCCTCCGCAACAGGACATCTGCGGTAAAGAGGTTGGAAGCGGAGTTTTTAGTGAAAACCCAAACGTTTATCTCGGTACTACGATCGCTTCAGATAATGAGATGTCCCCTCGTCAACAGATCGCAAATGTTGGATATGCTACGAACGCTGAATCACTCCAAGGTCGTCCTCTTGGCTCAACAACCTCGTCGGTGCCCTATATATCCTCTGATGGAACCGTAATCTTATCTATAAACTCGCCAATGATCGCCTCAACTTACACGAGCGGGACTTTTTCAATAACGAGCGGGTCTAATCTATCACTGGAGACTGCAAATGACGGAGACATCACTTTGAATGCTACAGGAAGTGGTTCTATCAGGTTAAAAACGGGTGGTTCGAATAAAGAGCGGATTTATATATCCGATGGTGGAAATGTTGGAATCAATACTACATCTCCAACCACTTTTAGACTTGAGGTATCTGGAGATCTTGGTCCCGAGTTTAGTGATTCGTATAACTTAGGTTCATCAACTCGAATATGGAATGATGTGTTTGCCGATAGATTATGCCTTGATGGATCCTCTGATTGCATTACAAGTTCTTTAGGAATATTCTCCGCTCTCGACTTGAGTACAACATCACAACTTAAAATCAAAGGTAATCTCGTTTCGGGAAATTCCGTTACCTCAGGATCGACAACTCTAGATATCGGAGGGACAGGAACATCATACGCTCTGTGTCACAACTCCCAATCGGGAACAGATAACCAAGCCCTCGTAGACTGCGCCTCAACTCCAACAGCTGATTTTGCTGAAATGTACCCGGTTGAAAAGGGAGCGGAGTTTGGCGACGTAATGACTCTTGGGACGAAAGTTGTCAAAACTACCGAGAATGATGAACTTCGCCAGCTAATAAAATCCGACAAACCTCACGATGATCACGTTATCGGTGTAATCTCGAACAACTATAGTGACTTTATAAGCGTTGGCCATAATATAGCCTCGTCTGAAAATCCAATGCCAATAGCCCTGAAAGGTAGAGTTCCGGTAAAAATATCCGATGATTCGGAACAAATAAGCGCTGGAGACTATCTCACCACCTCAACCGAGAAAGGAAAGGCAGTTAAGTCTGTAGGTGATGGAGTCGTTATAGGTAAAGCTCTTGAGTCGTGGGAGAAAGGATCTATTAAAAACAAAATTATGGTCTTTGTGGGACTTGACTACGTTGTCCAGTCTCGAAACCCTCTAGAAATACTAGCGCAAGGTATTAGCACAGCGGTAAAAAATCAATTTGAGACCGTTTTAGCAGAACGTGTTATTTCTCCCGTTGTAGAAACTTCAGAGATAAAACCTGAGCCAGGAAAAGACCTTGCAATTAATCTCACTCCAGAGGACTCAACAGCAAGCAACTCATCAAGCCTATCAAAACTTGTAATTAAAGGGCTTAAAAAAGCCGTTGTGGCTTCTATCGATGCGGAAGGTAATATTAAATCAAATGGCACGGTTCAGGCTGAAAACGGCATCTTTAACAACTCGATATCCGCTGACACGATTAAGAGTAGAACAACGGATAACTTAACCGAAAACCTAAATGAAGTACAGGTAAAACTGTCTAAACTGTCTATGGCGAATCTTACACCAAGCATGTCTGACGCTCTTCCCAGTGAAGTCTTATCTTCAATATCTCATGAGTCCCTCACCTCACATCTGGTAGTTACTGAGCTTGCAGATATTAATGCATTAACCGTTCAGGACAGCATTACCGCGCGGTCTGACACGCTACATCTTATGGCAAACTCCGCCATATCTTTTTTTGATGGATCCATTGCCTTTGCGAGAAATGGAAATATTGTGACAAAGGGTACAATCACGGCTAAGGAACTTGAAATACGTAACCCTTCTGGGGTTATGGTGGGATCAATAAGTGCAACCGGATCGGCAACATTCAACAATCTACAACTTCCAAAAACATCGGGCTCCTCAATTATTCCTGAAGGTGAAAACGAAGTGAGAGTTTATAACACGAATGTTTCCGAAGCTACTCTCGTCTACATAACGCCAGAAACAAATCTAAACTTCGTAGACAAACCGCTTGTTGTGAAGGAGAAACACATCTGTAAAGATGCGGAAGCAGACTGTGTCAATTACTTTACCGTAGCGATGAGCACGAACAATCACCCTGACCTACGATTTAACTGGCTCATTATTAATTAA
- a CDS encoding MBL fold metallo-hydrolase, which produces MHDSPVSKTGFISAIIFSLLFSITSYLYGQNNHSFVVFCDVGQGDASYIHIRPNIDILIDAGKGSSVLGCLSKYMSVNDKTIEIAFLSHLQSDHYGGYQYIPLRYKIERLFMNYPKTTSIEALKLLKILKHNKTTIEPIFAGASIQIQAAKFKILWPTEDYVQASSASDDPNNGSQIIVFTFNGHSILYTGDASPKTLKRLLEQSIKKIDILKIPHHGSKNGLINEFLILADPTFSVISVGKNNPYGHPSLEILDMLEKSETNVLRTDVLGDVIFNLD; this is translated from the coding sequence ATGCACGATAGTCCCGTATCTAAAACTGGATTCATTTCAGCCATTATATTTTCATTGCTCTTTTCAATCACAAGCTATCTATATGGCCAAAACAATCACTCTTTTGTGGTTTTCTGTGACGTTGGTCAAGGAGACGCAAGCTATATTCACATTCGACCCAATATCGATATTTTAATTGATGCGGGAAAAGGATCGTCCGTACTAGGTTGTCTTAGCAAATATATGAGCGTGAACGATAAAACTATCGAGATTGCATTCCTATCTCATCTCCAAAGCGATCATTATGGCGGCTACCAATACATCCCGCTTCGCTACAAAATTGAGCGGCTTTTTATGAATTACCCTAAGACAACCTCAATTGAAGCACTAAAACTCCTAAAAATTCTCAAACACAATAAAACCACCATAGAGCCTATATTTGCAGGTGCCTCTATTCAAATTCAAGCTGCAAAATTTAAAATACTTTGGCCTACTGAAGACTATGTGCAGGCCTCAAGCGCTAGTGATGACCCGAATAATGGCTCGCAGATTATCGTCTTTACCTTTAATGGACACTCGATCCTGTATACGGGTGACGCTTCACCAAAAACTCTAAAAAGGCTTCTGGAACAATCTATAAAAAAGATTGACATTCTAAAGATTCCCCATCATGGCTCTAAAAACGGTCTAATCAATGAATTCTTGATATTAGCAGACCCTACCTTCAGTGTGATAAGTGTAGGAAAAAATAATCCCTATGGTCATCCATCGTTAGAGATACTCGATATGCTTGAAAAAAGTGAAACCAATGTTTTACGGACGGATGTATTGGGAGATGTGATCTTTAACCTTGACTGA
- a CDS encoding ComEC/Rec2 family competence protein — translation MPQFSIDIFTNVINISLAEPYAALLNGITFGKDIPPYLNLYQKFQRTGLLHIMVLSGSNIAMLGAMLEAVFGFVHKKIAVILTICFILVFAVSVGFEPPIVRAVIMGAISLLAVVYERKATSIYSLVIAGFVSLIFWPKWITSVSFMLSYGATLGIILFGSSNSKSPWWLTSELRLSLAAQLFTTPIIFLYFKQLSLVSPLTNILVSFIVGPLMFLGLCIAILGLIHPALTIPFAIIATGMLKYLLFIVNLSDLVPYSFISI, via the coding sequence GTGCCACAATTCTCTATTGATATTTTTACTAACGTGATAAATATATCGCTTGCTGAGCCGTATGCAGCCCTACTCAATGGGATCACTTTTGGCAAAGATATTCCTCCCTACCTCAATCTATATCAAAAATTCCAAAGAACTGGCCTGCTACACATCATGGTACTTTCAGGCTCGAACATAGCTATGCTTGGGGCCATGTTAGAGGCTGTCTTTGGCTTCGTTCATAAGAAAATAGCAGTCATACTCACCATCTGCTTTATTCTCGTATTTGCAGTAAGTGTTGGCTTTGAGCCACCTATTGTAAGAGCTGTAATTATGGGCGCGATCAGCCTCCTTGCTGTCGTCTATGAGCGCAAGGCAACCTCAATCTACTCTCTAGTCATTGCTGGATTTGTCTCTTTAATATTCTGGCCAAAATGGATAACGAGCGTGTCTTTTATGCTTTCTTATGGAGCAACTTTAGGAATAATCTTATTTGGATCAAGCAACTCAAAGAGTCCTTGGTGGCTGACAAGTGAACTAAGACTCAGTCTTGCAGCGCAGTTGTTTACAACGCCGATTATTTTTCTCTACTTCAAACAGCTATCTCTCGTTTCCCCTTTGACCAATATTCTAGTCTCATTCATCGTTGGACCCCTTATGTTTCTAGGACTCTGCATTGCGATCCTAGGGCTAATACATCCAGCACTAACAATTCCGTTCGCCATTATTGCCACGGGCATGCTGAAATATTTACTTTTTATTGTCAATCTATCCGATTTAGTTCCGTACTCATTCATTTCAATCTAA
- a CDS encoding helix-hairpin-helix domain-containing protein, translating into MHEKIENIKEQLLSHKLETSLLGLCLLMFVVSLLLFTQTKIDTTGQTSIIIQKNQLGGASNMVDIGGAVRKPGVYTIETGQRIYELIDKAGGLTDDADLVYFDKNINRAQKLNDQVKIYIPFKTYEKLIVPFVSSSSLLVSLNSSTISDLESLPGVGEVTAKKIIDSRPYSTIEDLLNRKIVKTNIYEKIKPLVTL; encoded by the coding sequence ATGCATGAAAAAATCGAAAACATAAAAGAACAGTTACTTTCCCACAAATTGGAGACATCTCTTCTTGGCCTTTGCTTATTAATGTTCGTCGTCTCTTTGTTGTTATTCACGCAGACAAAGATTGACACTACGGGCCAAACCTCCATTATCATTCAAAAAAACCAGCTAGGAGGAGCTTCTAACATGGTTGATATCGGAGGCGCAGTACGAAAACCAGGCGTTTACACGATTGAGACAGGTCAAAGGATATATGAGCTAATTGATAAAGCCGGCGGTTTAACCGACGATGCGGATCTTGTCTATTTTGATAAAAACATTAACCGTGCACAAAAGTTGAACGATCAGGTCAAAATATACATACCTTTTAAAACATATGAAAAACTCATAGTACCCTTTGTCTCAAGTTCCTCATTATTAGTAAGTCTAAATTCATCGACAATTTCAGATCTTGAGTCATTACCTGGAGTTGGTGAAGTCACTGCTAAGAAGATTATTGACAGTAGACCCTATTCCACAATAGAGGACTTACTAAATAGAAAAATTGTTAAAACAAATATATATGAAAAAATTAAACCTTTAGTTACGCTGTAA
- the secE gene encoding preprotein translocase subunit SecE — protein MFDGLLSELKKVSWPTRKETIRLTVIVLLISLIIGAYVGIIDILLAKVLEILTKTTK, from the coding sequence ATGTTTGATGGACTACTTAGCGAACTTAAAAAAGTTTCATGGCCTACTCGCAAGGAAACAATACGTCTTACCGTTATCGTATTATTGATATCCTTGATTATTGGCGCATATGTGGGTATAATTGATATTCTTCTAGCTAAGGTATTAGAAATCTTGACAAAAACAACAAAGTAA
- the nusG gene encoding transcription termination/antitermination factor NusG, which yields MDIDKSATDVVDATSPEIPQEVQEVIEVQTDLSNDPKKWYVIHVKTGYEGRVKSALEQRIKSLGVEDRVFEITIPVRETVNVKKGKKTKAMEKVFPGYVLVKMILDDDSWLVVRTTEGVTGFVGAGLKPTPISNREVDAIMRFVQQEQPKFKTKFSVGEAVKIIEGPFADFLGTIEAIDDEKGKVRVLVSIFDRETPVELDFLQVVKL from the coding sequence ATGGATATAGATAAAAGTGCAACCGATGTCGTTGATGCTACTTCTCCCGAGATTCCTCAGGAAGTTCAGGAAGTAATTGAGGTTCAGACTGACCTTAGCAACGATCCGAAAAAATGGTATGTGATTCATGTGAAAACCGGATATGAAGGTAGGGTAAAGTCTGCGCTCGAGCAGAGAATTAAGAGTCTTGGAGTTGAGGATCGAGTTTTTGAGATTACGATCCCTGTACGAGAAACAGTGAACGTCAAAAAGGGTAAAAAAACCAAGGCAATGGAAAAAGTCTTCCCAGGATATGTCTTAGTAAAGATGATTCTTGATGATGATTCTTGGTTAGTGGTAAGAACCACCGAGGGCGTTACTGGTTTTGTTGGAGCGGGACTTAAGCCAACCCCAATAAGCAATAGGGAGGTCGACGCCATAATGAGGTTCGTGCAGCAAGAACAACCCAAGTTTAAGACCAAATTCTCAGTCGGAGAGGCAGTTAAGATTATTGAAGGTCCTTTTGCAGACTTTCTTGGAACTATTGAAGCAATTGATGATGAAAAAGGTAAAGTGCGCGTTTTGGTCTCAATTTTTGATCGAGAAACTCCGGTTGAATTAGATTTCTTACAGGTTGTGAAACTATAA
- the rplK gene encoding 50S ribosomal protein L11, with amino-acid sequence MAKKVKTILKLNLAAGEATPAPPVGPALGQHGVPIMDFIKEYNAKTAGQKGQVIPAVITVYEDRSFTFVTKLPPVSEMIKKKAGITKGSGKPNMEKVGKLTKAQVAEIATEKLKDLNAYDVDQASRIVAGTARSMGVDVEV; translated from the coding sequence ATGGCAAAAAAAGTAAAGACAATTTTAAAACTAAATCTCGCAGCAGGAGAAGCAACTCCAGCGCCTCCAGTTGGTCCAGCACTAGGTCAGCATGGAGTTCCTATCATGGACTTCATCAAGGAATACAATGCTAAGACGGCAGGTCAAAAAGGCCAGGTCATTCCTGCGGTGATCACTGTATACGAGGATCGTAGCTTTACATTCGTAACCAAGCTTCCTCCTGTTTCTGAGATGATCAAGAAAAAAGCAGGAATCACAAAGGGCTCCGGTAAGCCAAATATGGAGAAGGTCGGAAAACTAACGAAGGCTCAGGTAGCTGAGATTGCAACAGAAAAACTAAAAGATTTAAATGCGTATGATGTCGATCAGGCTTCTCGAATTGTCGCAGGTACTGCGAGATCGATGGGCGTAGACGTCGAAGTATAA